tgacttttttccctcctcatgCTGGGGCAGAGTTCACTCCTGCTGAATACAATTCCACTACTTTGAGCAGCAGATAGTCTTTAAACATGCAAATGctttaaaagcttaaaaattgGGCacttttgcttgtttgcttaTTACTGTAGGATTTTGGCATCGGCCTGACAGAGCAGCATCTGTGGATTTACATTTCATTGTTAGTTGCTGGAGAACAGCCTTCATCTCGCTCTCCCTCACTTATTAAAAAATGCCTGTTAAGGCACATGAACAGACCTTACCTTCTGTTTCTTCATCTTCACTTTCTTCCTTATCCTCCCCACCTCCCTCTTCCTCAGTGTCATTATCTTCCTCTTCACTACCAGTATCATCTTCTGAATCCCAGCTATTTCCACCATTGCTTTCTtaaaaagaggagaggaaataaCTATTTGATGCGGACAGAGAGGCACAACAGGTACCAGAGCCCCTAATAAGGCCATTATGGATAAAATGAACTCCCAGATTTCCGCAGTGGTATCAAAGCTGCCCAttggcagggcagctccagggaagcaTAGCAGCGGTCtgatacacacacacaagaaacgaagtgaagcaaaacaaaaaaaattgtcaggGAAAAGGTGACAAATGGTCACAAATACATCTTTACCAGCCTTCTGAGGGTAAATCTGCAACCTGGAACTTCTCTGCACATGCAGAGAGGCTGCTTTTACCTGTTTCGCTGAGGAGCACGGGACATTGCCTCTTGCCCTTTCCCAGAGCAGCGTTCTTGTTGATCAGCTCATCCTGGCTGTCATCATCCATGGCGGGACATCAGAACCCCTGCAGGGCGGCACAGGCAGGGCGGTAGTGCAGCACCTACAGCGGCAGGGCAGGCACCAGGCCGGCACAGAGCATGTGGCGCATCCGCAGAGACCTGAGTGCAAGAAGGGACATGGCTCTCCTATGCCACTGAGCATTTTCCCAGCCTCAATTCAGAGGGGGCTACAGGTAAGCAGCTATTGCTCCATGAGGtttcacagccctgctgagctggaTGAAACCAGCTGCTTGTGAAAATCAGTGCAGGTGAGAGATTCAGCTTTATCTTGGGCTCCTGGATGACAGCAAAAGGTATAACCAGAACTCTCCACTGAAAATAGCAATAGAAAACCTACAAACGCTAAAACCATCCCATGGGCCAGCAATTCACTGCAAAACTGAAGGGACTAGAGGCCCTTTGAACAAAGCCTAACAGGATGACAATATGTGTTTTAAATCTAAATACTCCATCTTGTCTGAttgaaaagaagaataaagattATGTAGTTTAGatactttataaaaaaaaaaaaggcctttgcACAGCTCCATCATGAAACAGAGAAGTTGAAGACCCCACAACCATTATTCCATGGAAGAGATAAAACCTGATTTAGTGCATATTAATGCAATCACATTAATTGCTGTGCACTGGCAGTAAAACTGACAGATACTGGGAGATGTTGCATGATCCAAATTCATAATGACATTTAAATCAGAGCTTTTAACACATAATGCTACAAAGCATTAAGGCAGACAGACCCTGGCAAACTTCTATAAGCaagtaatgaaaatatataattaacaGACGCTTAAAGCTGGGTGTCATATctcaatatgaaaaaaaaagaattattttataagAGTGGTAAAGAAGTTTCAATCAAGTGCTCTTCTCCcactctccctgctccccattACACATTTTGCatattaaaagattttttgaaacaaaacactATGTTTTATTCAAGTGCTCTTAATCCATACCTTTGCACACTCCCTCTTTAAGCCACACAGCATAGCTCTGCACCAGAGAGCCTTAAAAATGTAGGTTCTACTAAATTAGACGAAACTAAAAAGTGAGTCTTCAgtgctcagggaaaaaaatccaacaaattcAACAGAAAGAACACTGAGCTTCAACACAACTAAGCTCCTGTAAAGATTTCTCCTAACTTCAGTAAGAATCTTGCCTAAAGACAGGTTTACATTTTTAGCTAAATTTGTGGTTGTTAACATGAGTGTttaaaaaactgtttaaaaaacaatttatgTTGGCTGAAAATACACAGACTCATCAAAAGCCAGTCACTCCATGatgtaactgaaaaaaatacagaatttttcaaGTTTCACCAGTGTGTATGTATGAATTATTCAAATGAAACTCAATTATATAATATCCTCCCAAAagctcagcttcagcaatgcaAAATTTGTGGTGATGTCACAGGCAGGACACAAAAAGGGAAGGACTGGCAACACCAGTcccccagcagggcagtggcAAGCACGTGTTCCACCCATGTACTTGGACGCTGTGCAGAACCTGGGCTATTTCTCCATGGGTACCTTGTAGGAACAGAGCAGGTTCCTGTTTACCTGTCACTGCCACACCCAGCCAGCCACGGCACTCCTGAGCCACTGAGGAGGACCAAGGCCAAGCACAGCCACGGCAAGTAAAAAACACAGATAAGCCTCTACTTAACTATGGCTATTACCTTCgtttccctgctctccagtCTTCCTTAAAGCAAACCAATAAGCACAGGGCAGAAAAGATCGTTGTTTCAAAAAGTGATTCCTACAAGCCACAGTTCTGACCAACATACACCTAGCTACATTTCCAAACAGCATGCATTTCTTCACTGTAGTGGAATAAAACCACTACCCGTGTTATTTTTGCCTTGCTACCCCATGGAAAGCTATCCTTTAGGCACAGAGGCGAACAAATCAGCACTTGTGACTTGACAATCTAAATGGACATATTCATGCTCAAATGCACGCTTGTACTTTGCTCAGAGGCAAAACTCTGAGTTAAAGAAAATCTAGTATTGCAGCAAACAATCAAGTCTTCAAATCCTGTCAGTAAAAAAAGTCTGGTTTGTGGCTAGCTGGAAAATGACAAGGAGAAACCAAGTGATGAAGAGATGAAGTGAATTTGAGATTTCCAAGCACATCACAAATATTGCTTTACAAACAACGTTTTCCAAACTGGGCAGCtgctcttaagaaaaaaaaaaaaaggaaataatcatTGACTATATACCTTATACATAGGgctccttcttttttttaagaacaagaagcagcatttccaagttgttgagtttttttatgggagacatttcaaacaaattGCCACTATGAAATACAAACAGATTCATGATACACTTCAGAGAGTTCACCCACCGGTACAAAAGCCCTGTTTTCTCCAGCACTTACCAGATCAGAATTTTTCTAACCCCCCTGAGCCAGAACTAACAAGTACAAAATAGAtggaaagcatttttattattatgttaACCAAGAAGTTTGGTTAAGGAGGGGATGGCAGTCATTCCTCCAAGGCAAACCTTAACTCTGCACTTCTGTAACACAAAAGGCCAGACTGCTAAAAAGCAACCAGTTATCCCTGACGGCCATTTGACTCAGGCAACTAGAGCAGCTTTTAGTTTTGGGGTGTGAAGCACATGCCCTCATGGCACCCAATCCTTGCTACTAGGTCACTTGGAAAATCCCATGGTGTGCAGTACTCTCCATACAGCACTTGCActtcagctgccagcagctgtcaCATGCACCAATCCTCCCTTCTGCATTCCACTTAGTAAGTCTGTTCAGAAGAATTTAGGATGGAACACAGATGCAGGGTAATCTGGCCAGAGATCCCTTGTCTTGTACTCGATACCACTGATGCTTACAGCAAACCCCACTTCAGTTCCTTGGGCAGGTGCCTCACCCACTCACACGGCGTATCAATCCAGGGTCCGGATTACAGTTTGCACACAAGATTGGCTGAAGGCAGGCACTGTCCTCCTCCTAACATCCCCTTGTTCTCAAATTCTCATTTAGAGTACCCTAAACAAATATTAAACCACAGAAGCAACGAGTGCATGGCAGGTGTTTGATCACTTTACTTGCACCAGCGCTCTCCACCGCCTTAGGTTTCCTTCCCCAAGACTCAGCCTCAGTAAGGCCCAGCCAGGTTTGCTCGCAGTGCTGTGTCCCTAGGgcagcacaggctctgctgcaggacatGCTGTAAGCCCAGGCTTTGCCGTTAAGACAGATTACATTTTTACACAGAGATGCCTTAAGTAATTTTAATAGTACAGTCAAAGAGCAATTACTAATACCTTCTTCAAGCTGTATTAGCAACAGGGCTTTCTGTTGGCTTCAACAACAGAGAAGATTAAGTGCTTCCTCCAGAACAAGTGTTTATCAACAAGCACTTCATTTAACTTTTGAACTGAAGTCCTTATGCATTACCacaaatcagtattttaatgTACTTTGAGTATGTTCCAGCAAGAAGGCAAGTGCAGGTTTCCAGCCATCAAGAGGAGGCACAGCCTGCAAAGGACACTGCAGCTCCACCTCCCCCGACACAAAGCCCACAAAGGCACTACAACAGCGAGTGCCACCGGTACTTTCCCTCCTAGCACAAGCCCATCTCCTCCTCCACCAACTTCTTATATAGTTTCTACattttttagaaacagaaaagctaCTACAGACAGTACTTACTTTCACCTGCTTGGGTAACACTCAGAATTATTCACAGGTGAAGAAAAGTTTCTCACAGAATTTTCTCACAGGGTGGTTTTGAATGCTGATCTAATTACATGGGCCACTAGTGAGCCATCATGTTCTAAAGACCACTTATAACTAGATTTAAGCCTACTAAATTTTCAAACATATGGACTTTCAGTTCTCATTGGCACATCTGCTTTATTGGTTTGTTGGGGGAGGGGTTTTCGTTGtgctttttcttggttttgtgttttggttttttttttttcccagtcaaCTAAATAATTCAGTTCTCTCCGGAAAAGCAATTTCACACATCAGAAATCATTTAACTTTGTTTCCAATTTCATATGCTACAttcaacaaaaagaaagagctgtCAAAATCATTGTTGCACCCAGCTGGAAAAAATCTGGTTATGGTGTGACTACTATCTGCCATCGCCACATTCCAAAGGTAAATTAAGACAACTTGGCAGGGAAATAATTCTTATTAACAAGACACTCCTACAGCCCAGAGTTGTGCACTGCCAATCTAGCATGCACAgggaactttaaaaaaagtccCCTAAATCTAAATTTAAATCCTTATttaaattcccaaaaaaaaccaaaaaaaaccaaaacaaaacaaaaacaaaacaaaaaaaaaaaaaccaaaaaaaaaaccaaaaaaaaaaaaaaaccccacaataaTCAGAACTGCCTGTGCAATAATTTAAGTGGAAGCACATGAGAACCTAATAGATAAGTCACAGAAAATTAATCCTGAGGTAAGTAAGGAAATGCTTATCTGCTACCCATCCTAGCCCTGCCCTAAATTTAGCCACCCTCAATTCCAGGATGAAAAATGTCCACCAAAGCTTCCCCAGGAGTTGACACTAGACTCTTTAGGGAGTTTGTAATGCAAACAAAGCAACACACAGGCTttgcaaaagcattttgaaagtaCAGAATCTTACTCAGAGGAGAAGCTAAGCATTTTGTACCTCTATATTCAAAGCAGCAGCCAAGCTCTATGGAATTCCCAGCCTCCAATTCCTTACAGCCACTGCCTGTGCTTCCCAGCGACAAATTAACTGCCCTCCAACTCTGCACGTCCTCTTTTTAACAGGCTTCGTTCCTTAGGAAGAGTCACTCTTACTGGCGAGTTCCCTTTCAGCATCAGCCTTTCACACCAGTCCCATCTTTAGCTACAGCTTCCCTTGCTGTTTGTGGGAATGactgtgggaaaagaaaaaaccacaacaaaaaccaacaaacccaaacaaacaagaaaacccaaacaaaaaggTCACACACTTTTATATTCTGTGCACAGGCCTATGGAGAAAGACCCACCGAcctacaggaaaagaaataacacAAAAGACACCCCTGAAACACACCAGCAACACACTACGTGGGAACAACCTGCAGGAAGAACAGTAAATGAAACGACAAAAATCCACTGGCACCAAACGTGGGGTGGCCAAGGGAAGGCACCAGTGACACAACTTAGAACTTCTCCGTAAGCACAGGTTCCTCAAGGCAAAGTTTTTAAGACTAAACGTGGCCTTGTGATAAGCTAGTACacgattaaaaaaaaaaaaaaaaaaagtttgcacGCAGCTCCTTATTTGAACTTGTCAGCCGAGCTGGCTGAAACAGTTGATAACTTCTCCGACAGCCGTGTGTGCTCCACAAAGagtgggaagagggaggaagggacGGGGGAAAGGGAGAGGCGCGGACACAACACGCCGGAACCATTCGGGGTTTTGTTTAGTACCCTGACCATATTTATACATGCGCTTGGTACATTTCTTTCGGTCTTTGCCGCAGCAAGGGCAGCTGGATGGCTACCAAGCCGAGGTGCTCCCGAGCCCAATCGGCCTTTCTGCATCCCATAGGAATCCGGGGAGCACCCGGGGACAGCCCGAAACGGGGCTGCCCTCCCGCGGAGGCGTCTCCCATCGGAAAATAACGCAATAAACGTGCTGTCGTCGTTGCTGTTTATAGGAGCGACACTAAAGGAGCGACCGGGGCAGTTCCCCGCCGGGGCGGGGGTCGGCCGCTCCGCCAACTCCCACGGCTCGGCCCCCACCCGCCCGCGCAGGCCCCGCCTGCCCCGGGCACTCACCGAGGATCAGCCCCCGCGCTCACATCGCGGTCCGGAGCCACCCGGCGCTCGCTCACATCCAGGACCCCACGGCCGCCGCGCCCCCGGAAGCGCTGTGGAAACACTGGCGGGTCACGGGGCGGCAGCGGGCGGAACCACCGCGCCTGcggcggggggaggggcggggcgaaCCATTCGGGTGACGGGGGGGAAAGCGGCCGCGGGGATGAACCATTGCGGAGGGGGCGCGCGGGCTGTACCACTGCGGGGCCGCGGGAGGACAGGGCCGCACCGCTCGGTccccgcgggcagcgccggTCCCGCTCCGGCCGCTTCCGGTTGCTCCATGGAAACAGGCTTGGCAGGGGTGACCGGCATCCCTCCACCGGTGTCTCCAAGCTTTGTGGGGGGGAAAGCGGGGCGCAAAGGCCACCGTGCTGCGAGGCCAGCGTGGGGCTGCGCTCGCGGGATGATCCGTTCCGCTCCGTCGGGCGCCGTCTCTCGGGGCTGGGAGCATCCTCGCGCAGCCCGGTCCGGCCCGTGCGGTCCGTGAGGACACGGATCAGTGCTAAATACCGCTGGCAGACCGCTGcggtttttttcccctctaactACTCTCGGCTGGGCCCGACCCACATGTTCCCGTGGCTCTGGCTGAGCGCACGCACGTAGAGAAGGAAGGGCTGGTTTCGCACTGTTCCATCGGCCGTGGGGCTTTGCCCGGGCTGTCCTCGGCTGTCCGCCGGCAAGAGGAGcgcagcccaggctctgcttgCAGGCGGACGTGACCCAGAGCTAACGTACGGGACATTGTCAGGAATCAGGCGGGTACCGGGGAGAAAAGTATGGCCCTTTTCCAGAGAACACAGAGCGGGACAAAACCCGTGCCAGCCTTGCTGCTGTCTGCCTGCTCGAGGCCTGAAAGAGGGGCGAAGCGGGAAGGACCAGGGCAAAGCCCCAGCCAGTGAGCACGCACTGCCTCGTATTAGAAACGGCAAGATCTGCGCTGCAGAGAGGCAACTTCTTATTTGCACCTTAGTCCATGCGGGGTTTGCCAGCCTCCAGGGATAAGACTGGGGGCATGTTCCCCTGTTTGGATTCCTCCCCGAGTCCGTGGGTGCAGCACAGCGGCAGTGGCACCGCACCGAGGCGAGCACGGAGAGCAGCCCGTGATGCTCTCCCGCCATCCGCGAATGCACTTCCCTGTCACTGCACACATCGTGGCTCTGGCACCGCCATGGGGACTGGAAGCCAGCTGGGAAcaaagggaagagctgcagggctgggataaGCGGGAGCTCTCCCGGGGACAGTACCGGCCGTGTCAGCAGGACATTTCATCCCAGAGATTAAGGGCTGAGCCACAAACTTGTTTGGAGCTGAAGGGGGAGCGGGGGCTGAGGGCAAACCCACCAGTGCTGTAGCGAAGCCCCTGGGCCCAGGGCCTTGCCAGGGCAATAGTAATTATCCTATGAGCCAGGCAGTCTTGCCGTTCCTTTAGAGATTCGGACGCTGGCACCTCTGCCGCGAgggcctgggctgcaggagagtGCTTCGCCTGCCGCAGCAGCGCATCCTCTGCCCACCCTGCGCTCAGCTGGCTCTGCGCCGGCCCTGCTCCATGCTGGATGGTTTAACACAGCGGTCAGGGACGTCCGAGCAACATCCAGAGCTTGGCAGCCAGCTGTGCAAGCACCGCTTCAAAACACCCTCCATCCCTTTGTGCTTACAGTCAGGAGAAGgattgaaggattttttttttttttaagtaaaaccTGGAATGTATAGTACTGCCTGGAAGAAGAGGGACTTGGTGGAGCAGAGGAGCCAACAAGCATGTGTGTCCTGTACCCTGTAGAGCagctggcagaagcagcagtgctggtagggAGGTGTCAGGGCACTACCCAGCCATGTTACTTCCCACTAAAATACCTATTTTataaaaaagagtattttccaTGGCTGTGCCTTCTTTTGTGTTGGCTCATGCCCGGAGGGTGTAGGGGTCGGTGTGCTCTGCAGACGATTTCTCTCCAATCCAGGCaccatccctgtgctggggaagATGTAAAATACGTGACTTTTCCACTAAGGCTGCTgggtgaaaacaaaaaaaccccacatagCATGCACACAAAATTACAACAGAGACAGCCTGTCATTGTGCAGGCTGTCACGCAGAAGAGGGGCTGTCCCCCCATCCCCCCTCCACACTGGcaatgggagagcagagccatggATGAGTGTTGAAGCACTCCAGCAAAAGATGCAAGGAAATCCTTTCGATGTGGAATTGCCACCAGCTATCAGGGAGCCCGTGCTGGGTTTTGCTTCCAAATCTTGCTCCAGGTTGCAAAACACCCGTCGGAACCGGGGCAGCTAATGCCGAGGGAGTTTTCACAAGGGATGCAGAGCTCGTGCCTTTTGCCGGACAGCATGCATTAGCAGTTCACCAGGGATGAGGCGTGCGGCTGCTGTTTGGTCAGTGGCCACATCTGCACCCGAAGTATTTTTTCTTGCCCGACAGCAGTCTGAATGAACCGGGGTGTCACAACAAACGTGCCCGCTCCTCCAGACGCGCTCTGGTTCCGATCTGCTAGAGGAGGGCGTATGTGTGACTTCGGGCAGATGCGAGCCAGCCTGCAAGACTCGACGCCTGGCTCTCTGAGTCTCCAGACAAGACTTTTCCCACCACGGGACAGCGCTGCGCCCATCCGTAAAGCTCTGTCTCTGGTGCTTGGCAAATCCTCCTTGAGGTGCTCTAAAATTTTCAGCATTCCAGCTGTTTGCTTGGCTGCGGCTTGTAGGGTGATGGGCGGGAGCGAGCTCGCCCCGTCAGAAGGTGAGCGCTGTTATACTGAGGACGTACAGAAAACCTCCAACTGCACgtcccttttttggggggaagtTGCTGGAAGTAGACTCCCGGGGCCGAGGGACCATCTCCACCCCCTGGCACTGCGAGGGGCACTCGGGTTCGCCACAGGCCCAGCGAGAGAACAACGGAGGGgggaaaacatacaaaaaattaATGTGACACCGTGACATTTGATGCAGCGAAGGGAGAGGCGGCAGTGGCAGGGGCGGCCGGGGACACCCCGACTCTCCCCCCGCCCCGTCCCTCCCGCACCGCCTACGTGCGCCCCGCCACTGCCCTGATGGCACGGCCCCGGCGGGCCGTACCATGGGCCGGGCTCCGGCGGGGGCGGAAAGGGGAcggaggggaaagggggagacGAGTGGCGGGGCCATGGGGGTCCAATGGGGAGGGGGCTCCtcgcgggcggcggcggcggcagggcagggggtcgcccccggccgccgccggcccGAGCGAGGCGGCGAGGGCGGGGGTCGGCGGGGCGGGGTGAGCGGGAGGCGGGCGGCGGCTCAACAGGTACAAATGGTTCCTCCCCGCAGCAGCAGCGACGTGCAGAAGCGAacgcgccgcgcccgccgctgTCaccgccgggggcggggggggggggccgcCTGCCCGCCCGACCTCGCCCCGCCGCGGCCGTCGGCGGGCGGTGTCGGAGCCGCTATTGGCTGGAGCGgtgcgggggcggggccggcgggcgggcgcgCGGCGTCGCTATTGGCTGGAGCAGCGCGGGGGGCGGGGCGAGGGCCCGCGGCGCGCGGCgtgggccgggccggggcagAGCGAGAAgttggcggcggcggcggcggcgacgGGAGCGCAGGTGAGGGCGGCCGCGCCAGGGAGGGATCCTCCGTTCCGGAGCTGCGGGGCGCCGCTGGCCCCGGGGCCGCACGGGCCAGCCTGTCCTGGGGGTGGGAGAACGGAGCTGCAGCTCCACGCGCCGCGGAGTCCGGGCACGGCGCGGCTCCCCCCTCCCGCGCCCCATCCTTCGCGCTGCCCGGTGTCGCCTTTGCTGCAGacgggccccgccgcccccccatCACCCTCCAGGAGCAGGTGAGCCACTGACTAACGCACATTGTGCTCTCGGTGACTCCACTGTGCGTGTGACAGCGGCTAACCTGCTCCTCGGACATCACTGTGCGGCCGCCTCGCTTCCCCGGATCCGCGCCTCGAAGCCTCGACGCCCTCCTGCCCCCTCGGCCAGCCAGGTGAGGGGCTCCGGCGTGCCAAGGAGTCGGCTCCCCATCCGTCGCCACTGTCCTGCCTGCGGCGGTTCCCCATGCTCGGCTCTGCGGACCCCCGATGCGCTGCCGGGAGTGCCCCAGGATCGGATGCCCTTGCACAGGGGAGCGCGAAAAGATTCAACACTCCTGCAGCGGGGCTCGGTGTGTCCGGCGGGAGCGGAGATGGAGGGAACGTGTCGGCATGTGGGTGCGAATAGTTGGTGGTAAAGTTGTTCAGGAGGTATGGCATGCGCCCCCTGTCCTCTTGCTCTTTTCCAAAGTAAATAAGTGCTAGCGGACTCCGTACCAAGTTAGAGACGCATCATCCCGGCCGGTGACATCTTGAGACCCGGTCAGTGACTAACTGAACTGCTATTGCCAAGGGTGTGTTAATAGAAGAAACTCTGCCTAGTATTGCCCTGGATGAGTCACATTTAAAGAGAGACTCTCTAGTCTgttaaaggaaaagcagaaacgAGCCtcactttccttttttgttgctggtttttttttccatcccacCCCTCACCTTTGCTCGCTGTTTTCTTCATCTTGTGCCAGGGCTCTATTGGCGCCCCGGCCGTGGCTGGGCATTTCCAGAGCTGCCTTGCCCAATGTGCTATGATGTCACGCTGGGGACTCTGACTTCATGGCCCTGAGGAACAGGAAGACGAGCCAGGCAGGGACTTTTCCAGCCACCCACGATGGCTGTCACTAAAAACAGAGGAAGTGATGAAGCAGTTGGCTTTTCCTACATAGTTATCTCTTGTGATTTTTCGGTGAAGAAGCTGGGTagttgaaaaatgtattttctgaaaagcagcacagcttcATTGTCAGCTGAAGTTCCTAATTACCAGCTAGGATTCACCACAGCTGCTGAGGTTCCCTGGAAGGGCTCAAGTATTCCCCTTactcctggggctgctctcaTGTAGCCCTGGACTGTTGTAAAGGCATGATCTGAAGGAATTGGCAGCTCTGGTCAATAAGTAGTTAATTGCACACAAGGCAGAGCAAGGTCCTCTGTTGGTAAAGTGTCTCTCTGACAAGTTTTGCCTGTCCCTATCTCTCCTTCATGCTCTTATCATTTCTGCCTGTGGGTCCCAGAGGAACATCTGCTCTTCACAAGAAAACTCAGCTCcttctgtgctctgtgtttcCGTAGCACTCAAACAGCCTGGGAAGATGGGAAAACCAACCAAAGTTACCCAAGATGCTTTCATGTTTGTTCAGAAGCCAAATgggcctttttatttttttttaatgggggaCAGGGTTGAGGGGCAGACAAGTTTGCAGCTGTTTCAGCCCcagattgtttttttcttccctagcTGCACCTACAGCATCTTCCCACTGCTGGTcctgagcaggcaggagcacagtGTAGCCACACAGAGAGAGGGAAACCTGGTGCAAAATCCATCCGTGTATAAGTGTGTCTGAGAGCTGAAACTGAAGGCCACAGACCCTCTGCCACCCCATTTTATAGGTGACCATGCATATAACTAACCTGTGTCTGAAAATAAAGgtgctttgtttctctttgaatAAACAGCCCTGCATTTGGGACTGTGCTGGCTGAT
The window above is part of the Vidua macroura isolate BioBank_ID:100142 chromosome 6, ASM2450914v1, whole genome shotgun sequence genome. Proteins encoded here:
- the LOC128809006 gene encoding translation initiation factor IF-2-like, coding for MCDFGQMRASLQDSTPGSLSLQTRLFPPRDSAAPIPAATCRSERAAPAAVTAGGGGGGPPARPTSPRRGRRRAVSEPLLAGAVRGRGRRAGARRRYWLEQRGGRGEGPRRAAWAGPGQSEKLAAAAAATGAQRLTCSSDITVRPPRFPGSAPRSLDALLPPRPASGARCVRRERRWRERVGMWVRIVGGKVVQEPCIWDCAG